ATCCGTTCGCACAACCACTTCCGGCAAATCTGGATTCCGGTGCCAAACGATTGGATCGGCTCGCCGTTCATCTGCGACAAACCGAATCCGGCCACCCATTCGCCCGATTTCTCTGCCAGCGATTGGAACAAGCCCATCGTCTCCGAGATTGGCTGCAAGCCCGTGGTACACCACGCTTTGCGGAATATGCTCGGGCGATTTTCGGGACAACCAAGCCAAACCATCCCAATTCCGTCGATCCGGATGCAATTCTCGCATGCTTTCATCGCTATCAGACTCATGCGGAGATTCCGCCCGATTCGCCAACGATTTCCGCCCCACTCGCGCTTCAGGAATTGCAGCAGCGTCTGTCTGAATATTTTGCCGATACACCACAAACGCTTGTCTGCTTGTCGGACCATCTAACAGCAAATGCGGCGGTTCGGTCGGAAATCCTGTATCTGAAAGCAGATGCGACATTCTCTGCTGCGGATGTTGCGATGCTCGAAGTGCATGAAGGATGGATTCACCAAGGCACGAGTCGCAACGCACGACAGGGATCACGGTTACGATTGTTTCAACGCCCAACTCCCGAATCGACACGGTTGCAAGAAGGGCTTGCGGTGGCTGCAGAATTGTTATTTCAAACGGCGGGACCGCGTCGAATTCGGAAGCATCAGGCTCGCGTCCAAGCGATTCAGATGGCGGAATCGGGTAGCGACTTTCGGCAGATTTTCCGAATGCTAGGCGAAATGGGGATGCCGCCGCGCGAGGCGTATCAGCAAACCATGCGAATTTTTCGCGGGTGTCCGTTGGACGGTGCACCGTTTACCAAAGATTTGTGTTATGGTGCAGGCTTGCTACAAACCCTGACGTGGCTTCGAGATTGGGCCGATGCCCCCGCCCCGGAACGACTGCAAGCGATCTTCGCGGGCAAATTCGCGTGGGAAGAACTCCCGCTGGTGGAATCTGGACTTCGCGATGGATGGCTCCGAACGCCACGTTATCTCCCGCGCCCATTTCGCGATGCAAAATGGGTACGGGAATCGGTGTCGCGATACTTGCCACCAGCGAATTAGAACTGTCGCAAGAATCGCAGATCATTCGACCAGAATTGGCGAATATCATCGATGGCGTATTGCAGCATGGTGATCCGCTGCGGTCCCATGCCGAAGGCAAAGCCGCTGACGCGGTCGGGATCGTAACCACCGTTGCGCAAAACGGTTGGGTGAATCATCCCCGCGCCCATAATCTCCAGCCAGCCGGTGCCTTTGGTCAGACGATCGGCATTCGGATCTTCTTTCGGCCAATCGATATCGACTTCGATCGACGGTTCCGTGAACGGGAAGTAGCTCGAACGAATGCGAATTTGCCGTTCTTGACCGAACATTCGACGGGCGAAACTGGTGATCGTCCCCTTCAGGTCGGCCATGGTGATGCCTTCGCCGACGACCAGCCCTTCCACCTGATGGAATTGCATTTCGCTTCGGGTGGTCAC
This DNA window, taken from Tuwongella immobilis, encodes the following:
- a CDS encoding tyrosine/phenylalanine carboxypeptidase domain-containing protein, with the protein product MQRMINQANDRQSIPSILSAIAQAIVEVTRTWNLLPAVRWRPELEAEFLANHGLEPPFHPTQHPFAQPLPANLDSGAKRLDRLAVHLRQTESGHPFARFLCQRLEQAHRLRDWLQARGTPRFAEYARAIFGTTKPNHPNSVDPDAILACFHRYQTHAEIPPDSPTISAPLALQELQQRLSEYFADTPQTLVCLSDHLTANAAVRSEILYLKADATFSAADVAMLEVHEGWIHQGTSRNARQGSRLRLFQRPTPESTRLQEGLAVAAELLFQTAGPRRIRKHQARVQAIQMAESGSDFRQIFRMLGEMGMPPREAYQQTMRIFRGCPLDGAPFTKDLCYGAGLLQTLTWLRDWADAPAPERLQAIFAGKFAWEELPLVESGLRDGWLRTPRYLPRPFRDAKWVRESVSRYLPPAN